CGTTTAATGTGGTTGCCAAATTGCCGGAGTTGACGAGTTTTTTGTCGTCGTTAGTAGGGGTGCTTACTTTGCCGTTGGTAACGGTAAGGTTAACGGTATCGGCAACGAGTTTGTCGGTGGCATCGTCAATCTTCAAGCCGTCGCCTGCTTTTACTTTGAATTTGGCGGAACGCCCTTCTTGGTCGATTTCAATCCCGCCGTTTTCGCGGAGGTAGAGGTAGCTGCTTTTCTTCTCAGGGGCAGCATTCGATCCTTGAGACTTCTCTACCGAAATGGTACGTTGCCCTTTCTCATCATCAGTACCATTTTTTAACTTTTCATCTTTTAGCCCCCCATTTTTATCAACAACAGCCAATCCAAACTTATAAGTCTCTTCAGAAGAGCTATCTTCTGTTTGAAAGTCATCATTAAAAGTCGGATTGTTAGGGTCAAACTCTGTAGGTACCTCACCAGGCTCCGATCCAGTCGTACTCGCCTGAACCGTTGCGGACAACAGGGTTGCCAATACAGCGGTTGCCACGGTTGCGGAGGCGCGTTTGGTGTGGTTGCGTGTGAGCTCGGATACGACGACCCAGGCGTTGAGGGCGCTATTCCAAATGATGCGGTATATTTTGTTCATTTTGTTTTCTCTTTCGGTTTGTTTGAATGGTTAAATCGGGGTTTGGGCGGATGGTGCGGTATCCGCCCGGTTTTTTGGGGGTTCGGTTTTTCCGATGGATTCCTGTTGCGTTGTGTTTCTGGATTCCCGCTTTTGCGGGAATGACGCGGTTGGGCGCGTATGACGTGGGCTTTAAGGGGCTTCGCTTGGAATATATCATTTTTTGCGGGGGGGGGGGATTTTACATTATTGGATGGGTTTGAGGGAGAGGTTATTGTGGGGGACTGTTAGAACCTGTATTCACAAACAAAATGTGAGTGAGCCGACAAAACAAAATGGCTGTCCAAACAAATGGAGTAGCCCTTTGATTTTGAAATCAAGGTCGTGAAGGATGCGGATTTAAGCGGACAGGCGGCAAATTAGGTTTACCGTATTGGGAAACGGCTTGCCTGCCTGAAGCCGCTTTTCCTGATTGCATGACGCCGCTATCGTTGCGTATTGGATGTGCGGCATACTCGTCTTGATTTAATTGTGAAACTTCTTCATTGATTCCATGCTCTGCCACAAGTTCATACTCATTATTATATGCCTTACTCTTGCCAAGCCGAACTTCCCCTCCCGCCATAGCGGATACGGAAAACGCGGACAACATGATGATTATGCTGATTTTTATATGTATAATATTCTCCTTTTCTCAAAATATTGCTTCTTTATCATTTATTTAATTTATGCCACAAAAGCAAGTTCCAAAGAAACCAGTTTCTTTGGTCGTTTGAAGAATCTATTTAAGCACAAAACCTGCATCAACATATCCGTTATTAGAAGTTTATTTTCCATATAAACATAAACAAGGCCGTCTGAAAAAATCCTAAAAACCGAGTACAATCCGCCGCATGAAAAAACGTACCAATCCCCTCCCCCTTTTAGACGGTGTCAAACCCAGCTACTTGGTTTTGCCGCATGAAAAGCAGTTTTACGGCTTACCGCTGCTGCATTTTTTATGCGCTCATTTTCCCTTTGTCGGCGAAGAAAACTGGCGGCGGCGGCTGAACAGCGGTTTTGTGGTGGGCGCGGATGGCATGCCGTTTGATGAGAATACCTTGTTCGAACCCGGCAAGACGATGTTTTATTACCGTGAAACCAGCCGTGAGAGCGAGCCGCGTATTCCGTTTAAAGAAAAGATTTTGCATATTGATGAGCATTTGATTGTGGTGGACAAACCGCATTTTCTACCCGTCATCCCCAGCGGCAGGTTTTTGCGGGAAACCCTGCTCACGCGCCTGCGTTTGCGGCCTGAATTGCAGCATTTGAATGTTGAAGACATTACGCCGATTCATCGCTTGGACAAGGATACGGCAGGCGTTATGCTGCTTTCGCTCAACCCTGCTACGCGTCGCGATTATCAGACCATGTTCCAAGAAAAAACCGTCCAAAAAACCTATGAAGCGGTGGCGCCGACGCGGACGGATTTGAACTATCCGCTGGATATTTCGTCACGAATGGAACGCGGCGAAAAATTCTTTCTCACGCGTGAAACAGAAGGCGAACCCAACGCCCACACAACCATCGAACTTATCGAAAACCGCGGTGCATTCAGCCTCTACCGCCTCACGCCGCATACCGGAAAGAAACACCAGCTCCGCGTGCATATGATGAGTTTGAATATGCCGCTGATGAACGATGCGCTTTACCCTACTCCATTGGCTGCCGGTGATGAAGACTATGATAAACCTTTAAAACTTCTGGCCAAAAGAATAGAGTTTACTGATCCTGTCAGCGGAGAAATCCGCGTATTTGAAAGCGGTTTTGCGCTTTAAGTTATCTAATCCAATAAAAAGGCCGTCTGAAATTGTTCAGACGGCCTTTTTGTCACCAAATTATTTGATTAGTGATGAATGCAGCTGCACTCTTTATTCATATCAATCACCATGCGGCCGGTAATTTTACCTTCGCGCATTTCTTGGAAGATGGCAGGCGCTTCATCCAAAGCACGCAATTCGACTTTAGGTACAACCAAGCCTTCTGCGCCGAATTGGAATGCTTCTTCCAAATCTTTGCGGGTACCGACCAGAGAGCCGACCACTTCGATGCCGTCCAATACCAAGCGTGGGATAGACAAGTCCATAGACTCAGGTGGCAAGCCAACTGCAACGACACGGCCGCCGGCGCGGACGCAGTTAACGCCTGAATTGAAGGCAGCAGCGGATACGGCTGTTACCACGGCTGCGTGTGCGCCGCCGGTTTTCTCTTGGATGACTTGAGCCGCATCTTCTTTGGCGGCATTGATTACCAAATCAGCGCCGGTTTCTTTGGCAAAGGCCAGTTTGTCATCGTTGACGTCAATGGCAACAACGTGCGCGCCAAATACTTTTTTCGCGTATTGAACCGCCAAGTTGCCCAAACCGCCTGCGCCGTAAATCGCAATCCATTGGCCCGGACGAACGCCGGAAACTTTAATCGCTTTATAAGTGGTCACACCGGCACAAGTAATGCTCGAAGCTTGCGCAGGATCCAAGCCTTCAGGGACTTTGACCGCATAATCGGCACTCACAATACAGTGTGTCGCCATGCCGCCGTCGGCAGTATAGCCTGCGTTCAATACGGAGCGGCACAAGGTTTCGCGGCCGGTATTACAGTATTCGCAAGAACCGCAGCTTTGGAACAGCCATGCGATGCTGACGCGGTCGCCGACTTTCAGATTTTTCACACCGTCGGCAACTTCTTTAACCAAACCGATGCCTTCG
This genomic interval from Neisseria flavescens contains the following:
- the adhP gene encoding alcohol dehydrogenase AdhP — translated: MKMHAVVVNKDVAGDVEVVERELRPLEYGEALVEVEYCGVCHTDLHVAAGDYGDKPGRVLGHEGIGLVKEVADGVKNLKVGDRVSIAWLFQSCGSCEYCNTGRETLCRSVLNAGYTADGGMATHCIVSADYAVKVPEGLDPAQASSITCAGVTTYKAIKVSGVRPGQWIAIYGAGGLGNLAVQYAKKVFGAHVVAIDVNDDKLAFAKETGADLVINAAKEDAAQVIQEKTGGAHAAVVTAVSAAAFNSGVNCVRAGGRVVAVGLPPESMDLSIPRLVLDGIEVVGSLVGTRKDLEEAFQFGAEGLVVPKVELRALDEAPAIFQEMREGKITGRMVIDMNKECSCIHH
- a CDS encoding RluA family pseudouridine synthase; this encodes MKKRTNPLPLLDGVKPSYLVLPHEKQFYGLPLLHFLCAHFPFVGEENWRRRLNSGFVVGADGMPFDENTLFEPGKTMFYYRETSRESEPRIPFKEKILHIDEHLIVVDKPHFLPVIPSGRFLRETLLTRLRLRPELQHLNVEDITPIHRLDKDTAGVMLLSLNPATRRDYQTMFQEKTVQKTYEAVAPTRTDLNYPLDISSRMERGEKFFLTRETEGEPNAHTTIELIENRGAFSLYRLTPHTGKKHQLRVHMMSLNMPLMNDALYPTPLAAGDEDYDKPLKLLAKRIEFTDPVSGEIRVFESGFAL